The nucleotide window TGGGTGGGCCTTCCGCATTACCAGGTCCGCGACTAGGAACTGTCGGGGCTTTTACTTGGAACTGTGCTTgtgctccacccttctctttactgcttcagcTTTGATTCTTGCCTCCTCTCTGACctcgtccagcaaatccaggttcacctttctttcttcgttaAACTCCTCAGCCACGAAACtttgaaaacgtggcgagctctcctgaatatCTACCAGAATCATTGCATCTGACCCGTACACtaagctgaagggtgtctctctAGTGGTGGactgaggcgtggtgtggtaagcccacactattCTGGGAACCCCTTCCGCCCAGGTCCCCTTAGCCTTCTCGAGTCTCCTCTTCAGACCCCTGAGTAGGACTCTGTTGGCAGACTCAACCTgcccatttgtctgagggtgctcaaCAAATGCGAACACCTACTTTATCCCGACCTCTGTGCACAGCTTGCCCAACTATTGGCTTGCAAATTGTGTGTCGTTGTCAGAAACAAGACGTCTCGGCACGCTAAAGCGACATACTATATTTTTCCACacgaagtgttgtaccttgtgagCTGTGATTTGCGATACTAGTTCAGCctcaatccacttcgtgaagtattcgatggccactacaagatacttcatctgtcttatcgccaatggaaagggccccagaatgtcgattcctcATGTgtgaaaaggccacgggctgta belongs to Phaseolus vulgaris cultivar G19833 unplaced genomic scaffold, P. vulgaris v2.0 scaffold_13, whole genome shotgun sequence and includes:
- the LOC137816933 gene encoding uncharacterized protein, translated to MQVCTVEEGDTWMTPYKRYLADGILPLEPEEGKKIKRNSAKYTLVDGELFRHGFTHPILVCVSGDQCSRIMAELHEGICGSHVGGRSLASKVVRARYYWPTVESANRVLLRGLKRRLEKAKGTWAEGVPRIVWAYHTTPQSTTRETPFSLVYGSDAMILVDIQESSPRFQSFVAEEFNEERKVNLDLLDEVREEARIKAEAVKRRVEHKHSSK